The Coleofasciculaceae cyanobacterium genomic sequence ATTTTCCTCACCAACACGAACCTTAAGTTGTTTAATTGTTAATTCTCGTTATTTTTTTATGTAACTTTGCTTAACAATTAACCGCTTTTCTCTGAGTCATAAACTCATTTAAAGCGAACGGTTCGCACCAATCCAATACCAGTTTGTTCCTTTGGTATTTTTTCCAGGCCCATCGTGAATACAGGCGACTGGACAAGCATCAACGCAATCCGTTACTCCTTCGCAAGTTTCAGTAACAATAGAATGAGGCAAAGCAGGTTTCTCCTTTAAATTTTACTATTGGGTCGATCGTCGATCTTTGTTTGAGATCTTAGCAGAATTTAGATTCCAGTTTAAAACTCCCGTATCGCCGTCTAAATAAACCAGCTGTCCTACTGGCAATGCTGCATTAGCTCCATCATGACCAAAAGGCAGGTCATAGATTAGGGGAATATTCAAATCTCCAAGGCGATCGCGCAATACTTCAGTTGTTGTCCAGCTATTACTCCCAGGATAGGGTTCACAACGGCTAAAACGACCTAAAGCAATGCCTTTAATCTGTTTAAATACGCCCATCATGCGCCATTGAGTTAACATTCGATCAATGCGGTAAGGATATTCGGTAACGTCTTCCAAAGCTAAAATTGCCCCTTTCAAGTTAGGCTGTACGGGTGTTTGTAATAGATGGGTGGCTACGGTTAAATTAGCGGGCAATAATATTCCTGAAGCCTTGCCGCCGCCTCCGGCTTTACCCTGTAGCGCATCGAGTCGTCCTGTTTCGAGGTAATCAAACATTCTGGCGATCGCCCATTCTGGTTCTGCTGCCAAAGTCGTTAATACAGGAGCATGAAGACCAGAAACTCCTTCTGTAGCTAAACTCCACAATAAGCTGGTAACGTCAGAAAACCCAATCAGCCACTTGTAATTTGTAGTGCGCCAACTCCAGTCTTCTAGTAACCTGGCCCCACCATAGCCACCCCTGACGGCAATAATTGCTTTACATTTTGGATTGTGCCAAGCTACTGCTAAATCGTCACGTCGCTGGCGATCGCTTCCTGCTAAATAACCACAACGAGATGGATAATTGTTACCCAATTCAACCCGATAACCTCTTTTACGCCATATTGCTAGACCCTGTTCTAAAGTATCTGTTGCTTGGACTGCACCCGAAGGTGCGATCGCCATAACTAAATCTTCAGGCTGAAGTGCTGGGGGCAAACGGCATGGTTTTAATAGTGAATCAGAGAATGTTGGCATCGCTATAACTGCAAGATTTTTGTAGCTTGAGTTTGCAGTATACTCGCTACATTACTGAATTTTGTCGCAACTATTTTACGCCAATTTTAGGTTAACTTTTTCTCTTGTTTTCCAGACAATATTCCCTCGCTTTATAAAGTTGCTTTATGTTAAGTTGATTTTTATAAAGTTTTAGGCTGAGCAACATTAGAGAGGACATTATGGCATTAGAAATTCCCGATGCGGTCAAAACCTGGTCGCAATTTGGTCATCCAATATTAATGTGGGTTTTGTTGGGTCTTACTGTTTACGCGTTATATTTAGGAATCCAATACTCCAAAATTCGGAGTGCAGATAAAGAAACCAGAAAAGAATTACTCCAGAAAAACTTTGGTCAAAGACATCATAGAATAGGTTCTATCCTATTGTCTCTTATGGTTTTAGGTAGTATAGGTGGTATGGCAATTACCTATATAAACAATGGCAAACTGTTTGTCGGACCTCATCTTTTAGCAGGATTAGGTATGACTGGACTAATTGCTGTATCTGCATCTTTAGTTCCCTATATGCAAAAAGGTAATAGCATAGCTCGTAATACTCATGTTTCCCTAAATATTTTACTTTTAGGATTATTTGGGTGGCAAGCAATCAGCGGAATGCAAATTGTGCAAAAGATCGTAGATCGGATGATGTCATAGCTGCTGATTAAAAATATGCAACCATAAGTAAAGTCAAGTCTTGTGAATACATATTGAAAACTTACTGCGCTTTTCAATTGAGTAGAACACACAAGTTTAATCCCAAAAGCTATTAGCTATTAGCTAAAAACAAGTCGATCGATAACGTAGTCTATCCAATTCAAAACTGCTGTAAAGATTTCTCTGAGGGAAATGCTCGATCGCTCGGGGGTAAAAATTAATCACCAAGAAATGTATCGATACATCTAGCTGAAAAACAATTATTTCAAAATGGACATTTTCTCGCCCCTGTTGATTGGGATGAAGTCGAGTAATTTAATAATCGATAGTTGAGCAAAAGCTTGGAAGCCGAATAATATTAATATTATTTGGCTTCCAATCAATAGTTTTAAGCAGCATATTGTTTAGAGTTTGTTTACCTTATTCAATTGCCTACTGCTTTTTGGTGGCATTGATAAATTGTGGCTAGTATGAAAATCTTGCTGCACTTTATAGGTTAGACGCGGTGATATCTGACGAACTATTTGAGCTAATAAGCGATCGCCTGTAGCTTGAACTAAGCTAGAAGATAGCTTAGCGATAAATTGGGGAAATTCAACCTTAACCTTCAAATCTAATTCCCAGCTTACCTGAGTAATGCGATCGGGGATAGTCGCCTGTTTAGAAAATAATCCTTTGCTTGCTACTGGGTAATTTTCAACGGCTACTTCTTGCAACTTCATTGATGCTTGGTAGTTTACGTCATATCCCAAAGAATCGTAGTCGGGAATAGGAATGGTATGCATCAAATAAACTCGATCTACGGGAGGTTTTAAGACCACCCCGATTTTTGGCTCAACTTCATAGCCAAAAGAACCGTATTTGCCAACGGTTAGAAGATAGCCATCGTCTATTAAAGGTTCGACTTTCATTGGTTGAGCGCAACGACAAAACCAACCTTCGTGGGCGTTTAAATACTGCGCCACTTTATCCACGTCTCCATACATATCCATTCGTCCATTAAATCCAACTTCAAAGACAAATGTGGTTTGCTGTTTGGCAGAATTAGTACAAGTGATCTGCATAGAATCAGGTGAAGAAATTTCTAAAAATGTACTTTGTGGATGATTAATAAATTTAGACTGCATATCTTTAATTTAGACTAACGCTTTATAACCTCTCCTTGCTGTTAATATGATTACAACAAAGGTGTTAATAATCAGCTAAACACCTTTTTTATTAAAGTAGGTGTGATTAGGATTTTTATGCGGATATTAGTTGCAGGAGCCACAGGAAAAACTGGGAGACACATTGTTAGACAGCTAATTAACAATGGTGTTCCTGTGAAAGCTTTGGTTAGAGATCTCGAGCAGGCGAAAACAATCTTGCCCACAGAAGCAGAATTTGTCTTGGGAGACGTATTACAGCCCGCAACTTTTGAGTCCGCTCTTTCTGATTGTAACGTTCTAATCTGTGCAA encodes the following:
- a CDS encoding LD-carboxypeptidase, which encodes MPTFSDSLLKPCRLPPALQPEDLVMAIAPSGAVQATDTLEQGLAIWRKRGYRVELGNNYPSRCGYLAGSDRQRRDDLAVAWHNPKCKAIIAVRGGYGGARLLEDWSWRTTNYKWLIGFSDVTSLLWSLATEGVSGLHAPVLTTLAAEPEWAIARMFDYLETGRLDALQGKAGGGGKASGILLPANLTVATHLLQTPVQPNLKGAILALEDVTEYPYRIDRMLTQWRMMGVFKQIKGIALGRFSRCEPYPGSNSWTTTEVLRDRLGDLNIPLIYDLPFGHDGANAALPVGQLVYLDGDTGVLNWNLNSAKISNKDRRSTQ
- a CDS encoding DUF4079 domain-containing protein, which encodes MALEIPDAVKTWSQFGHPILMWVLLGLTVYALYLGIQYSKIRSADKETRKELLQKNFGQRHHRIGSILLSLMVLGSIGGMAITYINNGKLFVGPHLLAGLGMTGLIAVSASLVPYMQKGNSIARNTHVSLNILLLGLFGWQAISGMQIVQKIVDRMMS
- a CDS encoding DUF1997 domain-containing protein: MQSKFINHPQSTFLEISSPDSMQITCTNSAKQQTTFVFEVGFNGRMDMYGDVDKVAQYLNAHEGWFCRCAQPMKVEPLIDDGYLLTVGKYGSFGYEVEPKIGVVLKPPVDRVYLMHTIPIPDYDSLGYDVNYQASMKLQEVAVENYPVASKGLFSKQATIPDRITQVSWELDLKVKVEFPQFIAKLSSSLVQATGDRLLAQIVRQISPRLTYKVQQDFHTSHNLSMPPKSSRQLNKVNKL